CTATTTCTTATTTATTATCTCTTATATCAAAACTAATGCTAATCTTCAACACAGAAAAATTTGTCTTGCAGTGTtcgaaattaacttttaaaaaaggtGCAGTAATTTCctcctggatttgattttcacgGGCATTTTGTTTTTTACGAGGGCATCTTTTATTCTaatcatgtatatgtatatacgcacagtactgtgcaaacgttttaggcacttatgattttcacaaaagcatttgtcttaagatggttatttatatcttcagctttagtgtgtcaataagaaaaaatatattttaaactcccaaacattacttttgcaattagaaaagattagaattgaagaacagggagccctgcaacagatgtcatggcccccacaaagccccccattGAACatcgtgtctgtctgagattatataaagagacagaagcaattgagactaattAGATAGAAggactgtggcaaattctccaagaagcttggaacgtCCTATCTGAGAACATcaaagaaaaactgtatccaggtgtacctagaagAATTGTTGctattttaaaggcaaatgtggccacattaaatattgatttatcttttttatgtttactgtactttatatgatgttaattgataaaagaaaactatttatgtcattatttttgaagacatcctcactatgcaacatttttcacaagtgcctaaaattttTGCAcagaatatatttatattgtatataccGGTCAaatgtttagggtcacttactcattctttattattatttttcacattttagaataatagtaaattcaTCAAAGCTATGGAACAACAGAAATTGTATTGTGTAAAAACtaattccaaaataaatcaaaacaaggTAGTCAACCTTTGCAtagaatttgaagaaacatactcgtggcattttctcaaccaacttgggtatcaccctgggatgcttttcaaACAGTACTGAATGAGTTCACATgcatgttgggcacttattagctgcttttatttattatttggtccaagtcatccatttccaaaactttcttaaaataacatttttgttttgtaatgaaataaattaatattttggcacaatcatatttttgtctacaaaactaatttaaaacatttaaacatatgccttaagaaaaaactttttttttttttttttcacagggactttttttttaatcaattttgaTGCCATTTTTGCCCTGAACCCCCTGCAATTTCTGACCATGTTGTTTTAAGTAGATTCTTACCCACTGTCAGACTCCAGGCACACAGTAGGGCAGTCAGTGGGGTCTTTGGTTAAGGATGCAGCTTGCTTGGCCAGTACAGACACAACTCCTCCATGCTCATCAGAGAGTGAACCACGGCCTGAATGAGTATGAATGATTATTTATGTAGTTTGAGTCCCCTGATATCAACTgagttatattgttatatttgcactttgtaaaaaaaaaaaaaaattcctcacaatttaaaaccataaaaaaaaaaaaaaaatggtgaccGTTCCAAAAGCCAACCtaagatgcccacttcccttttttactcatttataaatgtttaactttaaatTCTTGATTAGCTTAAGGACAAACCAGTTCATGGACATTATAAGCGGTCTTCTGTCCAACTACAGTCATAACACTGTCATCATGATGAGGTAGTGAGAGAATACTTACATCCTAGATTATGGCCTTGAGCGTCAGTGCACAAAACCCCAACAATGGCAGGATTTTTCATTCTAGCGAGAGAAAACACAGATAATCATGCAACAACTTTAGCCTCGCCTTATACCGAAAATAATGATATATGAATGATAAATATTTATCCTTACGTGTCGTCAAGATGCTGCTCCAGTGCACTCTCCATAATATCGGCTAAAATGCTGTTAAATTAACAGACAAGAGGAAAGTTCTGTGCACAGAGCGGAAGCGTTGTTTATTTTGTGCTCCTTCCGGGATATCAGCTGACATTCTAACATGTGACTCGAATACGACCTGTAAGGAATAGCGCCATCTAGCTAAAGTCAGTCTAGtaaagaataaacacaaagataatgaaaagtaaaataataataagaaaaaaaaaaaaaatagaatatcaGCCAAACCTTCTCTGAGCAATCTCTCATGCAGTATCTTGCAGCCCAGAGTTGGACTGCTTTATTGGTGCATTTgtgttaatttaataaaaaacaattatttgggAAAGAGGGAACGATATGCTACTTTTAGCATAGCATTGGTTTTGGCAGCTAGACCCTTCTTCCTCCCCATTTTCATTAAAAGTAAATTTCCAAAAGGGCACGGAAATGCGCACAATTAAAGATGGCAAGCATTTTGAGAACTCCCAGAGAAACTTCAGTGGCTTTAGTGAATGTTGAAATGTTAATATCTCTCCAGACGACCCCGTGCTCTGACCACAAGCAGAATAAAAGACCAGTTCTGCCTCTTTCCATCAATTTTACTTGAGTCTGCCTTTTGAGCAGATATTCTTTATCAGAAACAGGGGCGTgactagggggaggctgggggaggcagtgcctcccctaggataagctctgcctcccctgagaatttgataaataatctgtccatctgatgataaattacaatttaaaagtggattgttttgtgcatatttttccatcgctagcagatgagtgaggtctgacacaacaaaaatccagttttggcGCTGTTTCACAGTGCGCGCGAGTTCGGCGTACATGCTcagaaaaagtgcattatgtcagaacagaacgccaatgaaatgtttacctggcagagctttaaagcacgagcaaacaatgaacttctgtgattgcgaataagtgcagtgtcctgtgagtgtaactctacATATGATTTGAAAACATATGATTTGAATGTACGTCGAGTTTTCGGGGACTGATCGAGGCACCAGAACTGCAGCTGATAGAATGTGCGGCGATGAGAAAGCAGTGTGCAGTGCACTGTATGCGGTGCACGAGCAGCGCGAGATGCTTTCACATGCTGCATTACTTTGTTGGCTAACTGATCCGCGGCTGTACTGTAACAGAAACACATCAGCGGCTGTACTGTAACAGAAACACATCAGCGGCTGTACTGTAACAGAAACACATcagcaacttttatttaaaaaaaaaagttttgtcagcattgcgattctctttgtacgcatatacactctttaatagacgtattcacattaaaacccaatttaatcaacgtattcaatgcattacttctatacagatgtatatattaatttgctcgagcaattaagtggaaaaatatttaaccatgtatttatattaaaatcgcaaacattttaaattaaaacttaaaattgacaaaaacagcagactcatacctttttttttgcatttaaattttaatacaataaatcttccatttcacaaagaacttgtttttccacctccacgaatgagactagagtcgttcattatcccgccttgttgaggtaaattttagttttccttgctttaccccggtcttaaagtaaaaatgagactgtgaaaaatagtagtatttaattaaatacatttatctaagtctattttgactatcgatctcaaaactcctccagtagccccttaaataaaaaatgaacagtCCTAACTAATGTGCCGGATCACGTTAACAACCAGAGTGCGCAGTAGTCACAGTCAGACAGTCACTCTGCACACAGACGTCTCATCATTTGCTTTTTCAAGGTAGAATATGTTCTTTTTCTACCTTAAGCCGCATTCTCACCCCTCTCCAAAGTTCAGTGCTGCATTCAAGGAAGAGAGATTTGGTCATTTTGGCACacgaaaagaaaatcacaaaaggTCTGGACATGAATCAGTTTGTTTCTGAATTTGCCAAGACTAGCCGCAGACTGGTCCTGTAGATAGGATACACTGGATGTACTACAATAGTTCACAAAaagggtaaaataataataaaaataaaaaaataaataaaaaaaaagttatgttgcCTCTGCTAATCATATCATAATTTCAATTCTAATAGTTTcacaaaaatagcttttatttcaaCTCTCTAGGTCTCCTGACCCCCTGTAGCCTAATatgttatgttttcttttatataggcctactgtttacatttacatttattcatttagcagagacttttatccaaagccacttacaaccagagaataacattaaaatactgttctcaTACCGTTCAAATGAGCATATCAAAATGTTTTTCCTTGTTACCGCATTCACAAAGAATCTTATAAGAGGCTAAAAGTAGCTTCATAACTTTAGACTCCTAATGTGTTTTACTAAGAGTAATTCACGAAGCATTTTAGCCCTAAAAGTAGCACCTAAGTCTGgaacagcttagaagaagaaacaaattaatttacctcttgtctatacaaacgtgacttcagattcatttaaaaaactctctcgtctcggttgcctactcgtgtagcacgtcttctcacaagcaaacacatgtcactcatcaccaggcaatcaccatctgatatatgaatctgtcagtaataataataaataataataatatcatcattatattattaatgttgacctggtttaactaacttttatgtgatagccatatagtctaataggggccctgtgcctatctctgggttcctggcttagaaaaagatatgcactaaaacatattgtgtgtagtatagcttaattttgtgccgattttttcaattgtttatgttgccccccaaacatgatatcctggtaacccctctgatcAGAAATCTGCCACCTCCATTTAGAACTTGTGATGTTgcgccactctctctctctctctctctctctctctctctctctctctctctctctctctctctctcgtcatgTGTCTGCTTTGGCAAAGGCCATTACTCTCTGTCATCTGTCATTAAAtaatttgtcaaatatatgtgtataatacatttaaatagccTCTAATATACTGTACTACTAAGTGTACATGCACTAGCAGAGTTTGGTTTAAACTTAATGTGAGGAATGCTGTCTCCTTATTCATATGATTACTCTTCTATCTCCTTGATAGTCCTTGGTTGAAAAGACAGTAGCCAACAAAAATTAAGCTTATTGTATAAATAAGGCTAATGAGCTCAATTTACTTGGAAATAGGAAGCAGAGCAACATTTGCTATTTATATTCATCTAAACCCCATCACAACAGTTTAATGTATTCAGAATGTACACAACCTTTTATTTATGGAAATCAGAGCTCTTTGATATGAGACTCATTTAAGATATTttccctgtttctctctcttGACAAATAGCTTTAATAAGGAGTTATACGGTAATTCTTTAACTGCCTTTTAAACATGGTATGAAATATTGGCTTTAGTACGCTAGCTTGCTGGGTAGAGGCTTGGTCAGCAAAGACAATTTCGATCTaatcaattaaattatatttatagatatactgtatatcattggTAATAGCATAACCTTCAAAATCTATAAGATGATTCAAATTACTTCTACAAGGACATAATATATGATTTGACACTTTAAACACTGGGTgtgaatattttgataaataatgtgaataattacAATGCCTTCTATCAAAGGCCATTGTTACAAGCcaaaatacaattttcattttagtATATAAACTCCTCTTTTCATCTCAGACTTTCCCAcaacatattttattatgttgttGTTTAACAGCTTCCAAGTGGATTTAGCCAACTTGGGTTCTCCCTTGCTGGCAACGGTTTAGAATTTATGCCCAGTCCTGTGCAGTTAGGGTCTGCACAGGActtttctaatcttttctatttgcaaaagttatgtttgggagtctaaaatatattttttcttattggcacactaaagctgaagatacaaataaccatcttaatacaaatgcttttgtgaaacatcttaagtgcctaaaacgtttgcacagtactatatatatatatatatatatatatatatatatatatatacaagtctGTCTGCTGACGAGGCTAAACGTTGCAATGTAATTACGTGGCCTGGGCATCAGCaacatcaatcactttcactgcaGCCTAGGAGTGCTCTGTTGACTAACCAATGGCATTTTCACGCACTCTCTTAACCTAAATCAAATCCTAACACATGGGAACAGCACTCTCCAGTCCACTATCCTTCACTCCAACTGCTGTCAAGTTGGATATTTTATTTAGCTATCATTTCAAAAAGCTCATTAGTTCTGCGTAGCTGCTTTCCGTCACATGTCTCAATCCCAGGGGCTTGTAGGATCAGCAGTTCATGGTGGTCATATCCACATTGTGTCACCACAGTTTCATATACATCTGATGCTGATCAAATAAGTGCTCAGCATCTTAAGCAGCAAGTCCACATGAGATATAATTAAATCATGTCTATATATGTTCAAGAATGGGTATTAAAGAGTGTCAACATTTTTTAGTCAAAATTTAGATTTTATAATTGGCTCCTATTCAGTTCATGAGttgtaatttgaatttaattggTCGCGTCACACAGGATGTTGAATTAGAATTTATTATGGAATGACAGGAAGTAGAATTTACTGAATTTTAATTCAAAGATTTTCAAGTCACACAACAGAGATATTGAATTAGTTCAACACAACAAAACAAGTTTTGCAACATaagatttaaaaatgcatctttatATCTTGTTAATTATGCTGTAAAATTTtatagtattatatatttttactcaACTGATTAGAAATgttactcttaaaggaatagtttatccaagaatgaaaa
This sequence is a window from Xyrauchen texanus isolate HMW12.3.18 chromosome 37, RBS_HiC_50CHRs, whole genome shotgun sequence. Protein-coding genes within it:
- the lamtor5 gene encoding ragulator complex protein LAMTOR5: MESALEQHLDDTMKNPAIVGVLCTDAQGHNLGCRGSLSDEHGGVVSVLAKQAASLTKDPTDCPTVCLESDSGNILVRTHGTMTVAVHKMTS